GAGTTCCCCGAGACCGTGGCCGAGGGCATCCTCGCCGAGCACGCCGGCACCGGCGTCGACTACGCGGTCAACCTCTGGTGGCGCCGCTTCTGAAGGTCCATGGTCCCTGTCATCCCGGCCTCGACGCTCCTAGCGTGGGCAGACCAGCCGAGGAGGACGACATGAGCTACGACGTCAGCACCACCACCGAGACGGGCCGGCACCTCGCGGTGAAGCGGTTCGACGCGCGGCCGGAGGTCGACGACATGGGGCAGAAGTCGTCAGCGGCCTTCGGCGGCGTGGCGGGCTACCTGGCCAGGATCGGGGTGCCCGTCGCAGGCCCCGCCATCTCCGTCTACGAGATGGAGGGTGACCTCTTCCACGTCGCCGCGGGGTTCGTCGTGGAGGCTCCCTTCGAGCCCGGTGAGGGGGTGGAGCCCCTGCAGCTGCCCGCCTGCGAGGTCGCCACCACCGTCCACATCGGCGCGTACGAGCGGCTCGGCGAGGCCTACGAGGCCCTGCAGAAGGGGGTCGTCGCGCAGGGCCGGCAGGTCGAGGAGTCCGGGGTCATGTGGGAGGAGTACTGGAGCGGCCCCGAGGCGCCGCCCGAGGAGACCCGCACCGTCGTCTTCTGGCCGCTGAGGCCACTCCAGGGCTGAGCTGCATCGCCCGGCCCTGCCGGACCCTGGCTGTCGGCGGCGCACCGTAGGTTGTGCGCCATGGCTTCGAAGGCATCGACGAAGGCGAGCGGCTACCGCTGCTCGGAGTGCGGCTGGTCCACGGTGAAGTGGGTCGGCCGCTGCGGCGAGTGCCAGGCCTGGGGCAGCGTCAGCGAGGTCGGCGCGGTGACCGTGCGCACCACGGCGGCGGGTCGCGTCGAGCGCCCGGCACTGCCGATCGGTGAGGTCGACGCCCGCCGTGCCGAGGCGCGCAGCACCGGCGTGGGCGAGTTCGACCGCGTGCTCGGCGGCGGCCTGGTGCCCGGCGCGGTGGTCCTCGTGGCCGGCGAGCCCGGCATCGGCAAGTCCACCCTGCTGCTCGACGTCGCCGCCCGTGCGGCCCGCTCCGGGGAGGGCCGCACGGTCCTCTACGTGAGCGGCGAGGAGTCCGCGGCCCAGGTGCGGCTGCGCGCCGAGCGCATCGAGGCGATGGCCAAGTCCCTCTACCTCGCCTCCGAGACCGACCTGGCCACCGTGCTGGGCCAGGTCGAGGCGATCAGCCCCGACCTGCTCGTCGTCGACTCGGTGCAGACCATCTCCAGCGGCGAGGTCGAGGGGTCGGCGGGCAACGTCTCGCAGGTGCGCGAGGTCGCGGCCTCCCTGATCCAGGCCGCGAAGTCGCGCGGCATGGCCACGCTCGTGGTCGGCCACGTGACCAAGGACGGGTCCATCGCCGGCCCCCGGGTGCTCGAGCACCTCGTCGACGTGGTGGTGCAGTTCGAGGGCGACCGGCACTCCCGCCTGCGCATGGTGCGCGCGGTGAAGAACCGCTACGGCCCCACCGACGAGGTCGGCTGCTTCGACCTCTCCGACGTCGGCATCGTCGGCCTCCCCGACCCCAGCGGGCTCTTCCTCTCGCACGGCACCGTCACGGTGCCGGGCACCTGCGTCACCGCCACCCTCGAGGGCAAGCGGCCGCTGATGACGGAGGTGCAGGCGCTCGTGGCGAAGACGGAGATCCCCACCCCACGACGGGCCACCAGCGGGCTGGACTCCTCGCGGGTCGCCATGATCCTCGCCGTGCTCGACCGGCGGGCGAAGGCGCCGCTGGGCAAGGCCGACGTCTACCTGTCCACCGTCGGTGGGGCGCGGCTGAGCGAGCCGGCCTCCGACCTCGCGGTGGCCCTGGCCGTCGCCAGCGCCATCCGCGAGCAGCCGCTGGAGCCGGGCTCGATCGCGTTCGGGGAGATCGGCCTCGCCGGGGAGCTGCGCCCGGTGACCGGAATCCCCCGGCGTCTGGCCGAGGCTGCACGCCTGGGCTTCCGGCGTGCCTTCGTGCCGCCCGGCGTGCTCGGTTCCGGACCCACCCCGGAGGGCATCGAGGTGGTGGAGTGCGCCGACATCAGTCGGGCCGTGGTGGCAGCACTGCCGGCGGCGCGCGGATAGACTTCGGCCAGACCAGCCGGCGGCAGTGCCGGGAGCAGTGAACACAGGGGTCCAGCGAGTGGAACAACGCGATGACGAGCTGCTGCTCGCCACCCTGGCCGCCGTGGCCCCCGGCACCGAGCTGCGCGACGGCCTCGAGCGCATCCTGCGCGGTCGCACCGGCGCCCTGATCGTGCTCGGCCACGACAAGCTCGTCGAGCAGATCTCGACCGGCGGCTTTCCCCTCGACGTCGAGTTCTCGGCCACCCGCCTGCGCGAGCTCGCCAAGATGGACGGCGCCATCGTCGTCGACCGCGAGGTCTCCCGCATCCTGCGGGCCGCCACCCAGCTGCTGCCGGACTCCTCCATCGAGACCAGCGAGTCCGGCACCCGCCACCGCA
This Knoellia sp. p5-6-4 DNA region includes the following protein-coding sequences:
- the radA gene encoding DNA repair protein RadA encodes the protein MASKASTKASGYRCSECGWSTVKWVGRCGECQAWGSVSEVGAVTVRTTAAGRVERPALPIGEVDARRAEARSTGVGEFDRVLGGGLVPGAVVLVAGEPGIGKSTLLLDVAARAARSGEGRTVLYVSGEESAAQVRLRAERIEAMAKSLYLASETDLATVLGQVEAISPDLLVVDSVQTISSGEVEGSAGNVSQVREVAASLIQAAKSRGMATLVVGHVTKDGSIAGPRVLEHLVDVVVQFEGDRHSRLRMVRAVKNRYGPTDEVGCFDLSDVGIVGLPDPSGLFLSHGTVTVPGTCVTATLEGKRPLMTEVQALVAKTEIPTPRRATSGLDSSRVAMILAVLDRRAKAPLGKADVYLSTVGGARLSEPASDLAVALAVASAIREQPLEPGSIAFGEIGLAGELRPVTGIPRRLAEAARLGFRRAFVPPGVLGSGPTPEGIEVVECADISRAVVAALPAARG
- a CDS encoding GyrI-like domain-containing protein → MGRPAEEDDMSYDVSTTTETGRHLAVKRFDARPEVDDMGQKSSAAFGGVAGYLARIGVPVAGPAISVYEMEGDLFHVAAGFVVEAPFEPGEGVEPLQLPACEVATTVHIGAYERLGEAYEALQKGVVAQGRQVEESGVMWEEYWSGPEAPPEETRTVVFWPLRPLQG